One Algoriphagus sp. Y33 genomic window, ATACTACTACGGTTTAGTCCGCCACCATTGCCTCATTGATACCTGATGTTTGCGTCCCTGTGAAGGTTAACAAAACGGCAATGACTTCTCTTGTTCCATAAACTACCCTACATGATGTTCCTGCCCACTTTACCCCGGATGCCGTGTAATCAGTAATCAAGTCGTCCATTACACTTGTTTCACAGCCTAAACGTGAGAGACTGCTTTCGACATCACAATTTGCGCTTTCGAGGCTTAATAGTAGGTTCAATTTATTCAGCTCCATCATGCTCACCTTCGGGAATCTTTGTCCCCGTTTTTAACATCATCGTTCACCACAAAGAATGTTTCCATCAATGCAGCATGATGCGGTTTGCCAACTACTCTTGACAGTCGTAGGCGGAAGGCCAACTCATTGCACTTGCGAACAATGTCTTCCATGTAAGTTTACAGCATTCATCACGATTCCCCTATAAGGAAAGGTAAGATTCAAGACACACCACGGTCTAGTGTATGAGCAGTAGCGGATTAAAAACCACTAACTTTTCGGTTAAACACTTACCTTTATTAATATTCATTTCGTTTCAATTTAGCACCAAACCCGCTATTGCTTATACACATTGTTGCCAGTAGTGTTTTTATTCCGCTATTCGTTTTCTATTGACATTATACAAGTCAAAATTCGGATGTTTCCAAAATGCTTCAAGTCCGTTTTTTTCAATAAATTCCATTTCTGATGAGTAAATTGGATAAAGTCCGGCAATGTTAATTTTGTAATTTAATCCAATGTCAATATTCGAGAAATCTTTTTTTTCCAAAATTGATGGTGTAAAAACTAAAAAAGCGTCCATTTCAGATTCGTCAGATATACTTTCTCTAAAATTGATTGTATTACTATAACTAAATGGGCAATTTTCTCTTAATTTATTCGCTAAAAATCCCGCAACTTGAGCGAAAGAAATATCTTTTGAATCAACAGTAATTATCAGTTCAGGTCGTCCGAATTTCCAATCTGGATTATTTCCGAGTGATAGTCCGTAAGTTACTCCTGTTATCATTCCTTTTTCTGGAATATCTTTATAAACCATTGTTGTAACTCCAGCAATTCCATCTTTTTCAGATTTTTCTATAAAAAATTCGGGTTCAGTTTGAAAAATTCTGTCTAAATGAGCTAAATATTTTTCGACTGGTGTTTTTTTCTTAAATATTCCTTTCAACATAAAGTTTGGTTTACATTACTGGCAACGTTTAGTATATGCAAAGTAGGCGATTGCGGGCTTCAAACTTATCAAACCGAGATGAAGTTGAAGCGAGCTACAACCGTTGAATTTACTGCTATTTCGCCTATTTTGTATATACATTGTTAGCGGTTCGGGCTTTTTTTCTTCGGTCAGCAACATTTCTCGTCTTGTTGAATTGGTGGACATTTCTCGCTCCCATAACTGCAATAAACACAGCAGTCTCCTTGTTGTGGTTTCAATACAGTTTTGCAGTTTTCGCACTCGTAAAAGTATTGGCAAGCATCTGTCGGCATTGTTTCTTCTTTTTTGTGTCCGCAGTTGGGGCAAGTGATTGTTGATTGCAATTTTATTTCCATTTTATTTTTCCTTTTTGTCTCTTACTGAATATCCTGTTCCGTTAATTGCTGTTTCGATTTCGGCTATGTTAGTTTTTGAGTTGTCAAATTCAACGATTGCGTTTCCATTCTCGTATGAAGCAGTTGATTTGATTATTCCTGAAAGTT contains:
- a CDS encoding suppressor of fused domain protein gives rise to the protein MLKGIFKKKTPVEKYLAHLDRIFQTEPEFFIEKSEKDGIAGVTTMVYKDIPEKGMITGVTYGLSLGNNPDWKFGRPELIITVDSKDISFAQVAGFLANKLRENCPFSYSNTINFRESISDESEMDAFLVFTPSILEKKDFSNIDIGLNYKINIAGLYPIYSSEMEFIEKNGLEAFWKHPNFDLYNVNRKRIAE
- a CDS encoding GDCCVxC domain-containing (seleno)protein; translation: MEIKLQSTITCPNCGHKKEETMPTDACQYFYECENCKTVLKPQQGDCCVYCSYGSEKCPPIQQDEKCC